The stretch of DNA ACGCGAGCGGCGGGTCGCCGACCGCGCAGATCCGTCTCGACATGCAGCAGACCATGCAGAAGCATTGCGCCGTCTTCCGCGACACCGAATTGCTCAACCAGGGCGTCGAGAAGATGGCCGGGATCTACAACCGGATGACCGACGTCGGCGTGAAGGATCGCAGCATGATCTGGAACACCGATCTGGTCGAGACGATGGAGCTCGACAATCTGATCGGCCAGGCGGTCGTGACGATGAACTCGGCCGCCAACCGCACCGAGTCGCGCGGCGCGCACATGCACGAGGATTTCCCCGAGCGTGACGATGCCAACTGGATGAAGCACACCATCACCACCTTCGACGGCTGGGGCGGCAAGGGCGGCGAGACCAAGATCGATTTCCGCCCGGTGCACGACTACACGCTCACCGACGACGTCGACTACATCAAGCCCAAGAAGCGGGTATATTGATGAAGCGGGTAAGCTGATGATTTGGGCCATCATCGCGATCGGGTTCCTCGTGCCCGTCGCGGTGGGGCTTCTCACGCGCTTCCCGCCGATGATCGCCGGCTTTCTCTGGCCGGCGGTCGTCGCGATCCTGACCGCGATCTACGTGTTCGGGATAGAAACCCCCGGCGTCGGCGAAGAGCCGCAAAAGATCGCGATCACCTTCTACGCGCTCTTCTCGCTCGTCGGCGGTGTCCCCGGCGGCCTGGTAGGCTGGATCCTCCAGCACAAACGCACGAACAAGCACCCAGGCTAATCCGTTCTCCTGCGAACGCAGGAGCCCAGGATCCCAAACGCCGCGTCCCGTGACCCTGGCCTCCTGCGTTCGCAGGAGAACCGCCGGCTGCGACGCGATGCCTACCGCTCCAACCGCCCCGCCGCGATCTTGTACACCAGATTGCGATCCCGCCGCCCGACGGGAACGAAGACGACCGTCACCAGCCCATCGTCGACCCGGTACACCAACCGATAGCCGGCTGCCCGCAGCTTGATCTTGTAGCATCCAGGCATGCCGCTCAGCCGAGCGCCCGCAATGTGCGGTTCGTTCAACCGCTCGACCAACTGAGGCTTGAACTGCTCCCGGACGTTGGCGCCGAGTTTCTCCCAGTCCTTGAGAGCGCTCGGCAGGAAAGCGAGGCTATAGGTCGCCAAGCGACACCGCGACCGGCACCTCATCGGCGCGCGCGCACCAGTTAGGACAGTTCGACGTCCTCGAGCCGATCCCCCGCCGCTTCCAGCCGATCCGCCAGCCACATCTTGATAAGTGCCTG from Sphingomonas sp. HMP9 encodes:
- a CDS encoding type II toxin-antitoxin system RelE family toxin; the protein is MATYSLAFLPSALKDWEKLGANVREQFKPQLVERLNEPHIAGARLSGMPGCYKIKLRAAGYRLVYRVDDGLVTVVFVPVGRRDRNLVYKIAAGRLER